One part of the Ziziphus jujuba cultivar Dongzao chromosome 2, ASM3175591v1 genome encodes these proteins:
- the LOC132799214 gene encoding uncharacterized protein LOC132799214 isoform X4, translating to MNHTAVGDKKKRQSSRSSVLSQTTVHSLPGARHPLRHLLLPRPLRPRPMLCRLQILYRMKMGLLLGCVGEKMFSRCLLFHLCLASFHLSLIFEPERRSCNSEEPLKLYLEDAAMEHHRLALQEGVIHIDQWRGHSAGSTNSGESLKLYLDFGEAFSGTSWISFARGCY from the exons ATGAATCATACTGCAGTGGGAGACAAGAAAAAGAGGCAGAGCAGTAGAAGCTCAGTATTATCTCAGACCACAGTTCACTCACTCCCTGGAGCACGACATCCTTTgcgtcatcttcttcttcctcgacCTCTTCGACCTCGTCCGATGCTCTGTCGTCTGCAAATCCTG TACCGAATGAAGATGGGCTTACTGCTTGGCTGTGTAGGCGAGAAGATGTTTTCCCGTTGTTTGTTGTTTCATCTTTGTCTGGCTTCCTTCCATCTTTCACTCATCTTTGAACCAGAACGCAG GTCTTGTAATTCAGAGGAACCGTTGAAGTTATATTTGGAGGATGCTGCCATGGAACATCATAGATTGGCTTTGCAAGAGGGTGTTATTCATATTGATCAATGGAGGGGCCATTCTGCTGG TTCTACTAATTCGGGGGAATCGTTGAAGTTATATTTGGACTTTGGAGAAGCTTTCAGTGGAACTTCATGGATTAGCTTTGCAAGAGGGTGTTATTGA
- the LOC132799214 gene encoding uncharacterized protein LOC132799214 isoform X6, producing the protein MNHTAVGDKKKRQSSRSSVLSQTTVHSLPGARHPLRHLLLPRPLRPRPMLCRLQILYRMKMGLLLGCVGEKMFSRCLLFHLCLASFHLSLIFEPERRSCNSEEPLKLYLEDAAMEHHRLALQEGVIHIDQWRGHSAG; encoded by the exons ATGAATCATACTGCAGTGGGAGACAAGAAAAAGAGGCAGAGCAGTAGAAGCTCAGTATTATCTCAGACCACAGTTCACTCACTCCCTGGAGCACGACATCCTTTgcgtcatcttcttcttcctcgacCTCTTCGACCTCGTCCGATGCTCTGTCGTCTGCAAATCCTG TACCGAATGAAGATGGGCTTACTGCTTGGCTGTGTAGGCGAGAAGATGTTTTCCCGTTGTTTGTTGTTTCATCTTTGTCTGGCTTCCTTCCATCTTTCACTCATCTTTGAACCAGAACGCAG GTCTTGTAATTCAGAGGAACCGTTGAAGTTATATTTGGAGGATGCTGCCATGGAACATCATAGATTGGCTTTGCAAGAGGGTGTTATTCATATTGATCAATGGAGGGGCCATTCTGCTGG ATGA
- the LOC132799214 gene encoding uncharacterized protein LOC132799214 isoform X5, which yields MNHTAVGDKKKRQSSRSSVLSQTTVHSLPGARHPLRHLLLPRPLRPRPMLCRLQILYRMKMGLLLGCVGEKMFSRCLLFHLCLASFHLSLIFEPERRSCNSEEPLKLYLEDAAMEHHRLALQEGVIHIDQWRGHSAGYFQMTINPFIGGIYAVQGVFEPKYR from the exons ATGAATCATACTGCAGTGGGAGACAAGAAAAAGAGGCAGAGCAGTAGAAGCTCAGTATTATCTCAGACCACAGTTCACTCACTCCCTGGAGCACGACATCCTTTgcgtcatcttcttcttcctcgacCTCTTCGACCTCGTCCGATGCTCTGTCGTCTGCAAATCCTG TACCGAATGAAGATGGGCTTACTGCTTGGCTGTGTAGGCGAGAAGATGTTTTCCCGTTGTTTGTTGTTTCATCTTTGTCTGGCTTCCTTCCATCTTTCACTCATCTTTGAACCAGAACGCAG GTCTTGTAATTCAGAGGAACCGTTGAAGTTATATTTGGAGGATGCTGCCATGGAACATCATAGATTGGCTTTGCAAGAGGGTGTTATTCATATTGATCAATGGAGGGGCCATTCTGCTGG CTATTTCCAGATGACAATCAACCCATTCATTGGCGGAATATATGCTGTTCAAGGAGTTTTTGAACCAAAATACAGGTGA
- the LOC132799214 gene encoding uncharacterized protein LOC132799214 isoform X1 has translation MNHTAVGDKKKRQSSRSSVLSQTTVHSLPGARHPLRHLLLPRPLRPRPMLCRLQILYRMKMGLLLGCVGEKMFSRCLLFHLCLASFHLSLIFEPERRSCNSEEPLKLYLEDAAMEHHRLALQEGVIHIDQWRGHSAGNAILDRSKVAASVLWFSTVHNTAQALPVSPSSTTSSAPSFSFINLILYDLSSGNLLQAVANGSHVCFQYNSSTNSGESLKLYLDFGEAFSGTSWISFARGCY, from the exons ATGAATCATACTGCAGTGGGAGACAAGAAAAAGAGGCAGAGCAGTAGAAGCTCAGTATTATCTCAGACCACAGTTCACTCACTCCCTGGAGCACGACATCCTTTgcgtcatcttcttcttcctcgacCTCTTCGACCTCGTCCGATGCTCTGTCGTCTGCAAATCCTG TACCGAATGAAGATGGGCTTACTGCTTGGCTGTGTAGGCGAGAAGATGTTTTCCCGTTGTTTGTTGTTTCATCTTTGTCTGGCTTCCTTCCATCTTTCACTCATCTTTGAACCAGAACGCAG GTCTTGTAATTCAGAGGAACCGTTGAAGTTATATTTGGAGGATGCTGCCATGGAACATCATAGATTGGCTTTGCAAGAGGGTGTTATTCATATTGATCAATGGAGGGGCCATTCTGCTGG GAATGCGATACTGGATAGGTCTAAAGTTGCTGCAAGTGTTCTTTGGTTTTCTACAGTCCATAACACAGCTCAAGCCTTGCCTGTTTCTCCTTCCAGTACAACATCCTCTGCACCATCTTTTTCCTTCATCAACCTTATCCTGTATGATTTGTCGTCTGGAAATCTGCTACAAGCAGTGGCAAACGGGTCTCATGTGTGTTTCCAATACAACAGTTCTACTAATTCGGGGGAATCGTTGAAGTTATATTTGGACTTTGGAGAAGCTTTCAGTGGAACTTCATGGATTAGCTTTGCAAGAGGGTGTTATTGA
- the LOC132799214 gene encoding uncharacterized protein LOC132799214 isoform X2 — protein sequence MNHTAVGDKKKRQSSRSSVLSQTTVHSLPGARHPLRHLLLPRPLRPRPMLCRLQILYRMKMGLLLGCVGEKMFSRCLLFHLCLASFHLSLIFEPERRSCNSEEPLKLYLEDAAMEHHRLALQEGVIHIDQWRGHSAGTTSSAPSFSFINLILYDLSSGNLLQAVANGSHVCFQYNSSTNSGESLKLYLDFGEAFSGTSWISFARGCY from the exons ATGAATCATACTGCAGTGGGAGACAAGAAAAAGAGGCAGAGCAGTAGAAGCTCAGTATTATCTCAGACCACAGTTCACTCACTCCCTGGAGCACGACATCCTTTgcgtcatcttcttcttcctcgacCTCTTCGACCTCGTCCGATGCTCTGTCGTCTGCAAATCCTG TACCGAATGAAGATGGGCTTACTGCTTGGCTGTGTAGGCGAGAAGATGTTTTCCCGTTGTTTGTTGTTTCATCTTTGTCTGGCTTCCTTCCATCTTTCACTCATCTTTGAACCAGAACGCAG GTCTTGTAATTCAGAGGAACCGTTGAAGTTATATTTGGAGGATGCTGCCATGGAACATCATAGATTGGCTTTGCAAGAGGGTGTTATTCATATTGATCAATGGAGGGGCCATTCTGCTGG TACAACATCCTCTGCACCATCTTTTTCCTTCATCAACCTTATCCTGTATGATTTGTCGTCTGGAAATCTGCTACAAGCAGTGGCAAACGGGTCTCATGTGTGTTTCCAATACAACAGTTCTACTAATTCGGGGGAATCGTTGAAGTTATATTTGGACTTTGGAGAAGCTTTCAGTGGAACTTCATGGATTAGCTTTGCAAGAGGGTGTTATTGA
- the LOC132799214 gene encoding uncharacterized protein LOC132799214 isoform X3, producing MVFFILIIDQGREHSAWVYQYRMKMGLLLGCVGEKMFSRCLLFHLCLASFHLSLIFEPERRSCNSEEPLKLYLEDAAMEHHRLALQEGVIHIDQWRGHSAGNAILDRSKVAASVLWFSTVHNTAQALPVSPSSTTSSAPSFSFINLILYDLSSGNLLQAVANGSHVCFQYNSSTNSGESLKLYLDFGEAFSGTSWISFARGCY from the exons ATGGTGTtctttatattgattattgatcAAGGGAGAGAGCATTCTGCTTG GGTGTATCAGTACCGAATGAAGATGGGCTTACTGCTTGGCTGTGTAGGCGAGAAGATGTTTTCCCGTTGTTTGTTGTTTCATCTTTGTCTGGCTTCCTTCCATCTTTCACTCATCTTTGAACCAGAACGCAG GTCTTGTAATTCAGAGGAACCGTTGAAGTTATATTTGGAGGATGCTGCCATGGAACATCATAGATTGGCTTTGCAAGAGGGTGTTATTCATATTGATCAATGGAGGGGCCATTCTGCTGG GAATGCGATACTGGATAGGTCTAAAGTTGCTGCAAGTGTTCTTTGGTTTTCTACAGTCCATAACACAGCTCAAGCCTTGCCTGTTTCTCCTTCCAGTACAACATCCTCTGCACCATCTTTTTCCTTCATCAACCTTATCCTGTATGATTTGTCGTCTGGAAATCTGCTACAAGCAGTGGCAAACGGGTCTCATGTGTGTTTCCAATACAACAGTTCTACTAATTCGGGGGAATCGTTGAAGTTATATTTGGACTTTGGAGAAGCTTTCAGTGGAACTTCATGGATTAGCTTTGCAAGAGGGTGTTATTGA
- the LOC132800658 gene encoding disease resistance protein RGA2-like — protein sequence MAEGVVSNVVSSIIVKLGTQAFKEIGKFWGLKKEFEKLGKTMEVLVAVIFDAEAKRVSNNLVKVWLGRLEDAVEDIDNLLDEFQTKALGRQLMPGNRMTKKMVRKLEKIRETLKDIKEDSTLSSLIPVTLTQETYSTEYINRETHSFVRGEEVIGRDDDKMKIIELLQGCDSDQDKDNISFLPIVGIGGLGKTTLAQLVFNHKMVEKRFELQIWVCISDVFDLKIILEKMIKSINGSVQQGLDLDQLQKSLREKLSGKRYLLVLDDVWNEDREKWLKLRTLLMDGSRGSAVLISTHNMDIAQMMQTNKPYELQGLDKNKSWSLLRKVAFERGQKPHNSNIVRIGEEIVEMCKGVPLAIRTIGSILYGNNLESDWVSFKINRLAKLTQNISDLVPTLRMSYDCLASHLKHCFAYCRSFLKDHVIDVQKLIKLWMVHGFVKPSDQNECLEDVGYGYFVYLLGRSFFSRG from the exons ATGGCCGAAGGAGTTGTGTCTAATGTTGTGTCATCCATCATAGTAAAGTTGGGAACTCAAGCTTTCAAGGAGATTGGAAAGTTTTGGGGTCTCAAAAAGGAGTTTGAGAAGCTTGGGAAAACAATGGAGGTGCTGGTAGCTGTAATTTTTGATGCAGAGGCGAAGCGGGTCAGTAATAATCTAGTCAAAGTCTGGCTTGGGAGGCTTGAAGATGCAGTCGAAGATATTGATAACTTGTTGGACGAATTTCAAACTAAAGCTTTGGGGCGTCAACTGATGCCTGGGAACAGAATGACTAAAAAG ATGGTTCGTAAGTTAGAAAAAATTAGGGAGACACTTAAAGATATTAAGGAAGATAGCACCTTAAGTTCACTGATACCGGTAACACTCACCCAAGAGACATATAGTACTGAATATATCAACAGAGAGACTCACTCTTTTGTGCGTGGTGAGGAAGTTATTGGGAGGGATgatgataaaatgaaaattattgaaCTTTTGCAGGGTTGTGATTCTGATCAAGATAAGGATAATATTTCATTCCTTCCCATAGTCGGTATTGGTGGACTAGGAAAAACAACACTTGCTCAGTTAGTTTTCAATCATAAGATGGTTGAGAAACGTTTTGAACTTCAAATCTGGGTTTGCATATCTGATGTGTTTGACCTTAAAATAATTCTTGAGAAAATGATTAAATCAATAAATGGTTCTGTACAACAAGGCCTTGATCTAGATCAGCTGCAAAAATCTCTTCGCGAAAAGCTAAGTGGAAAAAGATATCTTCTTGTATTAGATGATGTgtggaatgaagatagggaaaaATGGCTTAAACTAAGAACCTTGCTAATGGATGGTTCACGTGGTAGTGCAGTATTAATAAGTACCCACAACATGGACATTGCCCAAATGATGCAGACCAATAAGCCATATGAGTTACAAGGTCTAGACAAAAACAAGTCTTGGTCTTTGCTCAGGAAAGTGGCATTCGAGAGAGGACAAAAACCTCATAACTCAAACATTGTAAGAATAGGAGAGGAGATTGTAGAAATGTGCAAAGGAGTTCCTCTTGCCATAAGGACGATCGGAAGTATATTATATGGCAATAATCTAGAGAGTGACTGGGTGTCCTTTAAGATTAATAGGCTTGCCAAGTTAACTCAGAACATAAGTGATCTTGTACCGACACTTCGGATGAGTTACGATTGTCTTGCCTCTCATTTGAAGCATTGTTTTGCTTATTGTAGATCGTTTCTGAAAGATCATGTCATTGACGTACAAAAGTTGATAAAACTCTGGATGGTACATGGTTTTGTTAAGCCCTCTGACCAAAATGAATGTTTAGAAGATGTTGGTTATGGTTATTTTGTGTATTTGCTTGGAAGATCTTTTTTTTCAAGAGGTTGA
- the LOC132799214 gene encoding uncharacterized protein LOC132799214 isoform X7, translating to MNHTAVGDKKKRQSSRSSVLSQTTVHSLPGARHPLRHLLLPRPLRPRPMLCRLQILYRMKMGLLLGCVGEKMFSRCLLFHLCLASFHLSLIFEPERRSCNSEEPLKLYLEDAAMEHHRLALQEGVIHIDQWRGHSAG from the exons ATGAATCATACTGCAGTGGGAGACAAGAAAAAGAGGCAGAGCAGTAGAAGCTCAGTATTATCTCAGACCACAGTTCACTCACTCCCTGGAGCACGACATCCTTTgcgtcatcttcttcttcctcgacCTCTTCGACCTCGTCCGATGCTCTGTCGTCTGCAAATCCTG TACCGAATGAAGATGGGCTTACTGCTTGGCTGTGTAGGCGAGAAGATGTTTTCCCGTTGTTTGTTGTTTCATCTTTGTCTGGCTTCCTTCCATCTTTCACTCATCTTTGAACCAGAACGCAG GTCTTGTAATTCAGAGGAACCGTTGAAGTTATATTTGGAGGATGCTGCCATGGAACATCATAGATTGGCTTTGCAAGAGGGTGTTATTCATATTGATCAATGGAGGGGCCATTCTGCTGG GTGA